From one Coffea eugenioides isolate CCC68of chromosome 11, Ceug_1.0, whole genome shotgun sequence genomic stretch:
- the LOC113753755 gene encoding D-galacturonate reductase-like, whose product MAKLPGVTLSSCEKPMPVIGMGTCSFPPADLETTKTAIIEAIKAGYRHFDTAFAYGSEKPLGEAIAEALTLGLIMSRDELFITTKLWSSYAERDQIVPACKMSLQNLQLDYIDMYLIHLPVRLTGTVFSMPVEKDAIEPLDVKGVWEGMEECVKLGLTKGIGVSNFSCKKLEKVLAVATIPPAVNQVELNPTWQQKELREFCKAKGIEITAFSPLGANNTKWGDNRVMDSDVLAEIAKFRGKTVAQVALRWVYEQGVSLVAKSYNKERMKQNLQIFDWSLSEEELEKISQIPQRKGVTLASILGPHDLVLELDAEV is encoded by the exons ATGGCCAAATTACCAGGGGTAACATTGAGCAGTTGTGAGAAACCCATGCCAGTTATTGGCATGGGAACTTGCTCGTTCCCTCCGGCGGACCTGGAAACTACAAAAACAGCGATCATCGAAGCCATTAAAGCTGGCTACCGCCACTTTGACACGGCGTTTGCTTATGGTTCTGAGAAGCCTCTTGGTGAGGCAATAGCTGAAGCTTTGACCCTTGGCCTGATCATGTCCAGGGATGAACTTTTTATCACCACTAAACTATGGAGCAGCTATGCTGAACGTGACCAGATTGTTCCTGCCTGTAAAATGAGCCTTCA GAATCTTCAATTGGATTATATTGACATGTATCTGATACATTTGCCTGTGAGATTGACTGGAACGGTCTTTTCAATGCCGGTCGAAAAAGATGCAATAGAGCCTCTGGATGTGAAGGGGGTATGGGAAGGCATGGAGGAATGCGTAAAACTTGGCCTAACAAAGGGCATAGGTGTGAGTAACTTCTCTTGCAAGAAACTTGAGAAAGTACTCGCAGTTGCTACAATTCCTCCTGCAGTTAATCAA GTGGAACTGAATCCAACTTGGCAGCAAAAGGAGCTAAGGGAGTTCTGCAAGGCAAAGGGTATCGAAATCACTGCTTTTTCTCCTTTGGGGGCCAACAACACCAAATGGGGAGATAACAGAGTTATGGACTCTGATGTGCTAGCTGAGATAGCCAAGTTTAGAGGGAAAACTGTTGCTCAG GTTGCACTAAGGTGGGTGTATGAACAAGGGGTGAGTTTGGTAGCAAAGAGTTACAACAAGGAAAGAATGAAGCAGAACCTCCAAATCTTTGATTGGTCATTGTCTGAGGAAGAGTTGGAAAAAATTAGCCAAATCCCACAACGAAAAGGTGTCACCCTGGCCTCTATTTTAGGTCCCCATGACCTTGTGCTGGAGTTGGATGCAGAGGTCTAA
- the LOC113752333 gene encoding protein FAR1-RELATED SEQUENCE 5-like produces the protein MEEALCPKIGMEFQSEDEAYNFYNRYGLVVGFSVRKDYLNKDKDGVVTSRRYTCCKEDFKPRYEGDVKPKRTRAETKIRCEAKMGIILNRETMKYQVRDLVIEYNHTLHISECAHMMRSQRKVSISQGTQAEIANDTGISLKQSHELMGKEAGGLGNIGYTRDDLKRYLRTKRERGLKYGEAGAMLRYFEEQKLENPSCFHAEQLDCEEQITNIFWADASMLLDYTYFGDVVTFDTTYKTNKEYRPLGVFVGFNQFRQLVIFGATLLYDETIESFKWVFGTFVEAVCGRHPKTIFTDQDAAMSAAISAVMPSTYHGLCTFHIRVNFMKHLGNYYKDGSNLPYRFAKCMYKIEDENEFIMAWDAMLKEHKLETNEWLCGIYACRKKLAKCFMKGAWTAGMRSTQLSESLNASIKNYLKLDHDLVQFFKHFNRVVDEKRYNELRVEYHSRQKLPMLGLQQTPVLIQAASIYSPCMFVAFQNEYDESTTMVILDQKHTTMHVEYSVSHYDGGRERRVILNPITKDITCSCNLFEQEGILCSHALKVYDMVGTKFIPDQYVTKRWTKKEGPEAASIARVENYHQIRLSLFPIDIGY, from the coding sequence ATGGAGGAAGCATTGTGTCCTAAGATCGGCATGGAGTTTCAGTCAGAAGATGAGGCATACAACTTCTACAATAGGTACGGATTAGTTGTTGGATTCAGTGTTCGGAAAGACTACTTGAACAAGGATAAAGACGGTGTAGTTACATCGAGAAGGTACACATGTTGCAAAGAAGATTTCAAACCACGGTACGAAGGAGATGTAAAACCAAAGAGAACTCGGGCTGAAACAAAAATCAGATGTGAAGCTAAAATGGGGATAATTTTGAACAGAGAAACAATGAAGTATCAGGTTCGAGATCTGGTAATCGAGTATAATCACACACTACACATTTCAGAATGTGCTCATATGATGCGTTCGCAAAGAAAAGTAAGTATTTCTCAAGGAACCCAAGCTGAGATTGCAAATGATACAGGAATATCCTTGAAACAATCCCATGAACTCATGGGAAAAGAGGCAGGTGGATTAGGCAATATTGGCTACACTCGTGATGACTTAAAACGCTATCTACGAACAAAAAGAGAGAGGGGATTAAAGTATGGTGAAGCTGGTGCAATGCTACGATACtttgaagaacaaaaattggaaaatccgTCATGCTTTCACGCAGAGCAGCTTGATTGTGAAGAAcaaattacaaatatattttgggcTGATGCATCAATGCTGCTGGATTATACCTATTTTGGGGATGTGGTTACATTTGACACCACATATAAAACTAACAAGGAGTACAGACCATTGGGCGTATTTGTGGGATTCAATCAATTTAGACAATTGGTTATTTTTGGAGCAACTCTATTGTATGATGAGACCATTGAATCATTCAAGTGGGTGTTCGGTACATTTGTAGAGGCAGTTTGTGGAAGGCACCCAAAAACCATCTTCACAGATCAGGATGCAGCCATGTCCGCTGCAATTTCAGCTGTTATGCCTTCAACATACCATGGTCTGTGCACTTTTCATATTAGAGTCAATTTCATGAAACACCTTGGGAACTATTACAAGGATGGTAGTAATCTCCCATATAGATTTGCTAAATGTATGTATAAGATAGAAGATGAAAATGAGTTTATCATGGCTTGGGATGCAATGCTAAAAGAACACAAGCTCGAAACAAATGAATGGTTGTGTGGCATTTATGCATGTCGAAAGAAATTGGCAAAATGCTTCATGAAAGGCGCCTGGACTGCGGGTATGCGTAGCACACAACTAAGTGAGAGTCTAAATGCTTCCATAAAAAATTATCTGAAACTTGATCATGACCTGGTTCAATTCTTTAAACATTTTAACCGAGTTGTGGATGAAAAAAGATATAATGAACTAAGAGTTGAGTATCACAGTCGACAGAAGCTGCCAATGTTGGGATTGCAACAGACTCCGGTACTGATCCAGGCAGCTTCTATATACTCTCCATGCATGTTTGTTGCATTCCAGAATGAATACGATGAATCCACTACAATGGTGATCTTGGACCAAAAGCATACTACAATGCATGTGGAATACAGTGTCAGTCACTATGATGGAGGAAGGGAGAGAAGAGTGATATTGAATCCAATAACTAAAGACATTACTTGTAGTTGTAATCTTTTTGAGCAGGAAGGAATCCTATGCTCACATGCTTTAAAGGTGTATGATATGGTTGGAACAAAGTTTATTCCTGATCAATATGTGACAAAGAGGTGGACAAAGAAGGAAGGTCCGGAGGCAGCGTCGATTGCAAGGGTAGAGAACTATCATCAGATCCGTCTCTCTCTATTTCCCATCGATATAGGCTATTAG
- the LOC113751078 gene encoding uncharacterized protein LOC113751078 isoform X1, which translates to MEALLMRFDNQMSLQSNSVAINPRFTQCQQQQQQIAAANHGSENTMAPSPFPCRICGSKYATGKYLGDSQWVITCRTCAESAIIKQGNVNVFWNWLPDMYLWPKSHAAGRYGRLADLMQQRRT; encoded by the exons ATGGAAGCACTGTTAATGAGGTTCGACAATCAGATGAGTTTGCAGTCCAACTCCGTCGCAATCAATCCCAGATTTACTCAATgtcagcagcagcagcagcagataGCAGCAGCCAACCACGGCAGCGAGAACACCATGGCGCCGTCACCGTTTCCCTGCCGCATATGTGGCTCAAAATACGCCACCGGAAAGTATCTCGGTGACAGTCAGTGGGTCATCACTTGTCGGACTTGTGCGGAGTCCGCAATCATCAAACAAG GCAATGTTAATGTTTTTTGGAATTGGCTGCCCGATATGTATTTGTGGCCCAAATCTCATGCTGCTGGTAGATATG